One Mercurialis annua linkage group LG3, ddMerAnnu1.2, whole genome shotgun sequence DNA window includes the following coding sequences:
- the LOC126672809 gene encoding protein NEGATIVE REGULATOR OF RESISTANCE-like, translating into MEKRKQEDGDRMKNKKRPVLADEDDTVKDEEVEEFFAILRRVNVAVKYFKSNKDGKKLWKPAFKAADFEDVDRRSKQNDDFVDENTGLDLNSDPPSEDI; encoded by the coding sequence ATGGAGAAGAGAAAGCAAGAGGACGGTGATCGCATGAAGAATAAAAAGAGACCAGTTCTTGCTGATGAGGATGATACTGTAAAAGATGAAGAAGTTGAGGAGTTTTTTGCAATATTAAGAAGAGTAAACGTTGCAGTTAAGTACTTTAAGAGTAATAAAGATGGTAAGAAATTATGGAAACCGGCTTTTAAGGCGGCGGATTTTGAAGATGTTGATCGCCGGAGCAAGCAGAACGATGATTTTGTCGATGAGAATACGGGTTTGGATCTGAACTCGGATCCTCCATCGGAAGATATATGA